A single Nomascus leucogenys isolate Asia chromosome 14, Asia_NLE_v1, whole genome shotgun sequence DNA region contains:
- the LOC115838227 gene encoding LOW QUALITY PROTEIN: uncharacterized protein LOC115838227 (The sequence of the model RefSeq protein was modified relative to this genomic sequence to represent the inferred CDS: inserted 2 bases in 1 codon; deleted 1 base in 1 codon; substituted 1 base at 1 genomic stop codon) — MSLLIRELDVNPDACLTALLAVRKLLEAVCPSSPTSSGHEYPTQLLGKGLQSSLCPPFPLAWALLLPTPPLSSHPEGRAPSHSRCLACHXSLHPVQTSSSGLLAHQPVMGWMPKCRAKLMHLLLMSFSGCLMTSGDLSSLAQQPRSPMLASAHLPGHGRQHPQSXEVCASGTWNMQGFADRAPCYFLCPSHSLQNPHCSPVTTCALLIPSAPMSHSPAFLTPSATFLIP; from the exons ATGTCCCTTCTGATCAGGGAACTTGATGTGAACCCAGATGCCTGCTTGACGGCTCTGCTGGCTGTCCGCAAGCTCCTAGAGGCCGTCTGTCCCTCCAGCCCTACCTCCTCTGGCCAT GAATACCCCACTCAGCTGCTTGGCAAGGGCCTTCAGTCATCCCTGTGCCCACCCTTTCCCTTGGCCTGGGCACTCCTCCTGCCAACTCCACCTCTGAGCTCTCACCCAGAGGGCCGTGCACCCTCCCACTCCCGCTGCCTTGCCTGTCA CTCTCTGCACCCAGTGCAAACCTCCTCCAGTGGTCTCCTGGCCCATCAGCCTGTCATGGGCTGGATGCCCAAATGCAGGGCCAAGCTCATGCACCTGCTGCTTATGAGCTTCAGTGGCTGCCTgatgacctcaggggatctgagCTCCTTGGCACAGCAGCCGAGGTCCCCTATGCTGGCCTCAGCACACCTGCCCGGCCACGGCAGACAGCATCCTCAGTCATGAGAAGTCTGTGCTTCTGGAACCTGGAACATGCAGGGCTTTGCAGACAGAGCTCCATGCTACTTCCTCTGCCCTTCTCACTCCCTCCAAAATCCACACTGCTCCCCCGTCACCACCTGTGCCCTCCTAATTCCATCAGCACCCATGAGCCACTCACCAGCCTTCCTAACTCCATCAGCCACCTTCCTAATTCCTTAG